Part of the Pseudomonadota bacterium genome is shown below.
CTTTGACGCGGTAGCTGCGCCCGTGAATGGCGATGAGGGTGGCGTGGTGCAAAAAGCGGTCGAGGATGGCGCTGGCGGTGGGCACATCGCTCAAGAGCTTGCCCCAGTCTTCGAGCGGGCGGTTGCTGGTCATGAT
Proteins encoded:
- a CDS encoding ATP-binding protein, whose protein sequence is IMTSNRPLEDWGKLLSDVPTASAILDRFLHHATLIAIHGRSYRVKDAPLAGVEPKSKRLAESAETAPLDTAASRRKSEEPKP